The following proteins come from a genomic window of Geomonas sp. RF6:
- a CDS encoding molybdenum cofactor biosynthesis protein MoaE — translation MSYTREERNLKAPAAFAIVFVRQFHSYPSPSRNNRQLYRAGKQVADFSKVELRPLSDDVDGRLQVIAKEAAARFELNQVLVVHRLGTIEACESGLLAIVSEKPVTVVLPPVRGSWTR, via the coding sequence ATGAGCTACACCCGAGAAGAACGCAACCTAAAAGCACCAGCAGCCTTCGCCATTGTCTTCGTACGGCAGTTCCACTCATATCCTTCTCCTAGCCGCAATAATCGGCAGCTGTACCGCGCGGGAAAGCAGGTTGCGGACTTTTCAAAAGTAGAGCTCAGGCCGCTGTCAGACGACGTCGACGGTCGTCTGCAGGTGATCGCGAAAGAGGCGGCTGCCCGATTCGAGCTCAACCAGGTGCTGGTGGTGCACCGTCTCGGAACGATTGAGGCGTGTGAGTCGGGGCTCCTGGCGATCGTTTCGGAAAAACCCGTGACCGTTGTTTTGCCGCCTGTTCGTGGATCGTGGACGAGGTAA
- a CDS encoding thioredoxin family protein — protein sequence MAIDQALASGKPVLLDLGASSCDPCKRMAPILEVVSAEVKGRATIIFVDIIKERRIGERFDVRMMPTQVFFNSNGKEVKRHYGYMDRAEILQALQSAGLRG from the coding sequence GTGGCCATCGACCAGGCACTGGCTTCGGGGAAGCCTGTTCTTCTCGACCTTGGTGCCAGTAGTTGCGATCCGTGCAAAAGGATGGCTCCGATTCTAGAGGTTGTTTCTGCGGAGGTGAAGGGCAGGGCAACGATAATTTTCGTCGACATCATCAAGGAACGACGCATCGGGGAGAGATTTGATGTGCGGATGATGCCGACCCAGGTCTTTTTCAATTCGAACGGCAAAGAGGTCAAGCGCCATTACGGCTATATGGATAGAGCAGAGATTCTTCAGGCGCTTCAATCGGCGGGGTTAAGAGGGTAG
- a CDS encoding hemerythrin family protein gives MKVQWQDSLEIGIIDIDIQHKLLFDKVNAFLTACETKAGLDEINRLFWFLEAYALTHFREEERLMQEIMYPDLVKHKERHLAFVKEVNVLKERLRQEGPTDTLTASAKLFISEWLYEHISKMDRALEEYVVLEQRRNAFS, from the coding sequence ATGAAGGTTCAATGGCAAGACAGTCTCGAGATAGGCATCATTGACATAGATATCCAGCACAAGCTCCTTTTCGACAAGGTAAACGCCTTTCTCACCGCGTGCGAAACAAAAGCAGGGTTGGACGAAATCAATCGTCTCTTCTGGTTCCTGGAGGCGTACGCATTGACGCACTTCAGGGAAGAAGAACGGCTCATGCAGGAGATCATGTATCCCGATCTCGTAAAGCACAAGGAGCGCCATCTCGCATTTGTAAAGGAGGTCAACGTGCTCAAAGAGCGCCTGCGCCAGGAGGGTCCCACCGATACTCTCACCGCCAGCGCAAAGCTCTTCATCTCGGAATGGCTCTACGAGCATATCTCGAAGATGGACCGCGCCCTCGAGGAATACGTCGTGCTTGAGCAGAGGAGGAATGCTTTCTCCTAG
- a CDS encoding creatininase family protein: MLLEEMTMAEFEEGLSTCRTAYIPFGSVEEHGRHLPLSTDTIEAYEVGKRAAEKVPLFIAPPIHYGSCRSTSRHPGTVSISTTTLKALLKDIVRSLHLHGIVNFIVLTGHAGGSHKMALQDAGEEILLELPDINVAVVTEYDLAKEAGAHLVETPGDAHAGEIETSRILHSHPHLVKGTSPEEYPTFPKGILVRDKRSFWPGGVWGDPARATAEKGRLLETLVAEKIVELVKTLESRRW; this comes from the coding sequence GTGCTACTAGAAGAGATGACCATGGCGGAGTTCGAAGAAGGCCTCAGTACCTGCCGCACCGCCTATATTCCCTTTGGCTCCGTCGAGGAACATGGACGCCACCTGCCACTTTCTACCGACACCATTGAAGCATATGAAGTCGGGAAACGCGCCGCTGAAAAAGTCCCTCTCTTCATAGCACCTCCGATCCACTACGGATCGTGCCGGTCGACCTCGCGCCATCCGGGGACGGTGTCCATCAGCACGACGACGCTGAAAGCCCTCCTCAAGGACATAGTGCGCTCCCTCCACCTGCATGGAATTGTCAATTTTATCGTCCTCACCGGACACGCCGGCGGCTCTCACAAGATGGCGCTGCAAGACGCAGGGGAGGAGATACTGCTCGAGCTCCCTGATATAAACGTTGCGGTAGTGACTGAATACGATCTGGCGAAAGAGGCCGGCGCTCATCTCGTGGAGACCCCTGGCGACGCGCACGCAGGGGAGATCGAGACCTCCAGGATCCTCCACTCGCACCCGCATCTCGTGAAGGGAACATCTCCGGAGGAGTATCCCACCTTTCCGAAAGGGATCCTCGTGCGAGACAAGAGAAGCTTCTGGCCCGGTGGAGTCTGGGGTGACCCTGCCAGGGCAACCGCAGAAAAAGGACGCCTTCTCGAGACTCTGGTGGCAGAGAAGATAGTCGAGCTGGTGAAGACCCTCGAGAGCAGAAGATGGTAG
- a CDS encoding CvfB family protein: MLEIGKFNQLEVRRLSQIGAYLGSDLGEILLPNKYLAPGVHPGDVVSVFVYLDSEDRLVATTQVPKAQVGDFAVLEVKQISKVGAFLDWGLEKDLLVPFGEQPRPMQKGERHLVRVYLDRSERIAASAKIAKFLEPRTTALTSGQEVELIIYDFTELGAKVIIDGRYSGLLFKSDLFGRPAVGEKLKGYVTKVREDGKVDVSLRKTGLQETDRAKDVLLAALRDAGGFLPVGDKTPPQEIAELLQISKKSFKKVLGNLYKDGMVDITEDGVKLRS; the protein is encoded by the coding sequence ATGCTAGAAATAGGAAAATTCAACCAACTCGAAGTAAGGAGACTTTCACAAATCGGGGCGTATCTCGGCTCTGATCTCGGCGAGATACTCCTGCCGAACAAGTACCTCGCGCCTGGTGTGCACCCTGGTGATGTGGTCTCAGTCTTTGTCTATCTCGACTCTGAAGACCGCCTTGTCGCCACGACTCAGGTTCCGAAGGCCCAGGTAGGGGACTTTGCCGTTCTGGAAGTGAAGCAGATCAGCAAGGTCGGCGCTTTTCTGGATTGGGGACTCGAGAAGGACCTGCTGGTTCCCTTCGGGGAGCAACCGCGTCCGATGCAAAAAGGTGAAAGACATCTGGTAAGGGTTTATCTCGACCGTTCTGAAAGGATAGCGGCCTCGGCAAAGATAGCGAAATTTCTTGAGCCGCGCACGACTGCCCTCACGTCTGGGCAGGAGGTGGAGCTCATTATCTACGACTTCACCGAACTCGGCGCGAAGGTTATCATCGACGGCCGATACTCGGGGCTCCTCTTCAAGAGCGACCTTTTTGGCAGACCTGCAGTAGGGGAAAAGTTGAAGGGGTACGTCACGAAGGTGCGTGAGGACGGGAAGGTCGATGTGAGCCTCAGGAAGACCGGTCTACAGGAAACGGACCGAGCAAAGGACGTCCTGCTGGCTGCCTTGCGTGACGCCGGCGGTTTCCTCCCGGTAGGAGACAAGACCCCGCCGCAGGAGATTGCAGAGCTTTTGCAGATCAGCAAGAAGAGCTTCAAAAAGGTCTTGGGGAATCTTTACAAGGACGGGATGGTCGACATCACAGAGGACGGGGTAAAGCTGCGCAGCTGA
- a CDS encoding Bax inhibitor-1/YccA family protein translates to MERSQAQYRTITVPQSGVMRGVYGWMAGGLALTAFVSVLTVSSPAILQAILGNRLLFYALIFGELGLVVALSGAISRISAATASVLFLLYAALNGITISTIFLAYTAESIASTFLVTAGMFGAMSCYGYLTKSDLTSWGSFCFMGLVGVLIASLVNIFLHSSMIYWISSFCGIIVFTGLTAYDTQKIKQYGAYGTKGAVLGALSLYLDFINMFLLMLRLLGNNRR, encoded by the coding sequence ATGGAACGTAGTCAGGCACAATACAGAACCATAACTGTTCCCCAGAGTGGAGTGATGCGGGGAGTGTACGGCTGGATGGCCGGTGGACTCGCTCTGACGGCCTTCGTATCAGTCCTTACCGTTTCTTCCCCCGCCATTTTGCAGGCGATTCTCGGCAACCGCCTCCTCTTCTACGCCCTTATCTTCGGCGAGCTTGGCCTGGTCGTCGCTCTCTCCGGCGCCATCAGCCGGATCAGTGCAGCCACGGCCAGTGTCCTTTTTTTGCTGTATGCAGCACTTAACGGCATCACCATCTCCACGATCTTCCTCGCCTACACTGCCGAATCAATCGCCTCCACCTTCCTTGTTACGGCGGGGATGTTCGGGGCGATGAGTTGCTACGGGTATCTGACCAAAAGCGATCTGACCTCCTGGGGAAGTTTCTGCTTCATGGGCCTCGTCGGGGTGCTCATCGCATCGTTGGTGAACATCTTCCTGCACAGCAGCATGATATACTGGATCTCCAGCTTCTGCGGAATCATCGTCTTCACCGGACTCACCGCGTACGACACCCAAAAGATCAAACAGTACGGTGCTTATGGAACAAAAGGAGCCGTACTCGGTGCACTCAGCCTATATCTTGATTTCATCAACATGTTTCTCCTCATGCTGAGACTTCTGGGGAACAACCGCAGATAG
- a CDS encoding type II secretion system F family protein, whose amino-acid sequence MIALITLSTFGCVTLLTGLVLYPILSRQFQVKDRIAKLMPEQEEELTLVPKQKTWQRNLAGIGEKLQMRAADMRIYRADITAAGFRKEAVYVFLGAKILLAVALPACYLILFALPRYVTLNSTSLLVAVTLAIAGYLVPTYWISRVAAERKKVIFHALPDVLDLLTVCVEAGLSLEAALVKTTDNFEDEGCPLVKEIKTVLLEMRAGRVRSEALKALAERTMVEDVRSLVALLIQTEKYGTSLGRTLRTYSDSLRMKRKQLAEERAAKTGIKMLFPLTFFIFPGILVVILVPAFIRIYGIFDK is encoded by the coding sequence ATGATTGCACTCATTACCTTGTCAACATTTGGTTGTGTGACCCTCCTCACAGGTCTTGTACTTTATCCTATCCTGAGCAGACAGTTTCAAGTCAAGGATCGCATAGCCAAGCTGATGCCTGAGCAAGAGGAAGAACTCACTCTTGTACCAAAGCAGAAGACATGGCAGAGGAATCTGGCCGGAATCGGCGAGAAGCTGCAGATGCGGGCGGCGGATATGCGGATATATCGGGCAGATATTACTGCTGCTGGTTTCCGGAAGGAGGCTGTTTATGTCTTCCTCGGGGCCAAAATCCTGCTCGCTGTGGCGCTGCCAGCATGTTACCTGATTCTGTTCGCTTTGCCGCGATACGTCACCCTCAACAGCACTTCCCTCCTTGTAGCAGTGACGTTAGCGATTGCGGGTTATCTAGTGCCGACCTACTGGATAAGCCGTGTGGCTGCAGAACGAAAGAAAGTGATTTTTCACGCACTTCCCGATGTCCTGGATCTATTGACTGTTTGTGTTGAGGCAGGGCTTAGCCTGGAGGCTGCCTTAGTCAAGACTACTGACAATTTCGAAGACGAAGGCTGTCCGCTTGTGAAGGAAATCAAAACGGTTCTGCTGGAAATGAGGGCAGGAAGGGTACGATCGGAAGCGCTTAAGGCATTGGCAGAGAGAACCATGGTAGAGGATGTGAGATCACTGGTTGCACTGCTGATCCAGACAGAAAAGTATGGCACAAGCCTCGGCAGGACGCTGCGAACCTATTCTGACTCACTCAGGATGAAGCGGAAACAGCTAGCAGAAGAGCGTGCAGCAAAGACCGGTATAAAAATGCTCTTTCCCCTCACTTTCTTCATATTTCCAGGAATACTCGTAGTTATCCTGGTCCCTGCATTTATCCGCATCTACGGAATATTCGACAAATAA
- a CDS encoding type II secretion system F family protein produces the protein MTVIVIMTFAAVVVATFAVFFGWRVVSNSMMVKRRLRQVSDPAGAHFEPVDTTLLRERSAADQILERAPLTRGIIRELNFSGVKLTPLQLVLINCALPAFFFVVILAWKGAFPAVLAAVLSGFLPYAYLRNRKEKRRSLLDEQLPDALTMVARSLRAGQSLSTAVELVGEELPDPAGGLFKMAHEQERFGIRISESLRLLRARIESVDYNFFVTIVRINSESGGNLAEILEKLAETIRVRQQIRRQVKVYTAEGSMSGYVLAGLPVLLFCVFSVTRPEYMQVFYTDKLCKLILGVTVLAQIVGFVIIRRIVDIRI, from the coding sequence ATGACAGTTATTGTGATAATGACATTCGCGGCGGTTGTGGTCGCTACCTTCGCCGTTTTTTTCGGCTGGCGGGTGGTGAGCAACTCGATGATGGTGAAACGCAGGCTCAGACAGGTCTCCGACCCGGCGGGTGCTCATTTTGAGCCTGTGGACACGACACTGCTCAGGGAAAGAAGCGCTGCCGATCAAATTCTTGAACGTGCACCGCTGACCAGAGGCATAATAAGGGAGCTGAACTTCTCAGGCGTTAAGCTTACGCCCCTGCAATTGGTGCTGATCAACTGTGCGCTACCGGCCTTTTTCTTCGTCGTAATCTTGGCCTGGAAGGGGGCGTTCCCTGCGGTACTGGCTGCGGTGCTCTCTGGCTTTCTGCCTTACGCCTACCTCCGAAACAGGAAGGAGAAACGAAGGAGCCTTTTGGACGAGCAACTCCCTGACGCGCTCACGATGGTGGCACGTTCACTGAGGGCTGGCCAATCACTCTCTACCGCGGTCGAGCTTGTGGGCGAGGAATTGCCGGATCCGGCGGGGGGGCTGTTCAAGATGGCTCACGAGCAGGAACGGTTTGGTATCCGGATATCGGAGTCCCTCAGGTTGCTTCGCGCCAGGATCGAAAGCGTTGATTACAACTTCTTTGTCACGATCGTCAGGATTAATAGTGAGAGTGGCGGGAACCTCGCGGAGATATTGGAGAAGCTCGCGGAAACCATACGAGTACGACAGCAGATACGCCGGCAGGTAAAAGTCTACACCGCAGAGGGGAGTATGTCGGGATATGTCCTTGCCGGGTTGCCTGTGCTGCTGTTCTGCGTGTTCAGCGTCACACGGCCGGAGTACATGCAAGTCTTTTACACTGACAAGCTGTGCAAGCTGATACTCGGTGTAACCGTGTTGGCGCAGATCGTCGGTTTCGTTATTATCAGAAGGATTGTGGATATCAGGATTTAA